Proteins from one Nitratidesulfovibrio sp. genomic window:
- a CDS encoding lipid II flippase MurJ yields the protein MVKSESISKGLLSSSTAQVVAKVCGLLRSTLTAVLFGAGFHVDTYNVANAIVMVVFLIGGESFSYAGVPRLSRQFARNQADAFGAFTRSLFIIALTLASVGWLVTEVAFPYIASGVAPGYAHDEHHALLVTTRLMIPGCIFFLAGKALGASLNASKNYSIFAMSEAIASLAMLFSLFFLRAVPYSLSASFTCGQAAGFVFLFLKSYKLLHTTRRFRLRAFLRDVRFFLGVALSYLAMCALHPIFLFFEKRFGLQLGTGVLAALGYAQLVSGSISSLPSFGTVFFPKISVSLTQETFNQILKVISCYTIPASIFTYVFSYNITDAIFGYGKMTSAEVLVTANFLAVLSVVVFFGAYEAIILRFLYAANMTRNAFVGRLLSYVVAVVSLLIMHDMFMLKSELAIYSGIFSATSAVFFFYVFMMTKRIRIESSTVMYAVVLAALSFATGGAAKFIANALGLEKLVFLVFSFVVYSVLTSGLFLVVSKDPLVIVLKQRLAGFLGRN from the coding sequence ATGGTCAAATCTGAAAGTATCTCGAAAGGACTTTTGAGTTCGTCAACAGCGCAAGTGGTTGCCAAAGTTTGCGGATTGCTGAGAAGTACGTTGACGGCCGTGCTTTTCGGGGCGGGGTTTCATGTAGACACCTACAATGTGGCAAACGCCATTGTAATGGTCGTCTTTCTTATTGGAGGAGAAAGCTTCAGCTACGCCGGTGTTCCCAGGTTGTCCCGCCAGTTTGCAAGAAATCAGGCGGATGCCTTTGGCGCGTTCACGCGTTCACTTTTTATCATCGCGCTTACCCTCGCCTCAGTGGGCTGGCTGGTGACTGAGGTTGCCTTTCCGTACATCGCAAGCGGTGTTGCACCGGGCTACGCACACGACGAACACCATGCCTTGCTTGTCACTACCCGCTTGATGATTCCTGGGTGCATTTTCTTTCTTGCCGGTAAAGCGCTGGGTGCATCATTAAACGCGTCAAAGAATTACAGCATTTTTGCCATGTCGGAAGCTATCGCGTCATTGGCAATGCTCTTCTCTCTCTTTTTTCTTCGCGCAGTTCCGTATAGCCTCTCCGCTTCTTTCACGTGCGGGCAGGCTGCAGGGTTTGTTTTTTTATTTTTAAAGTCTTACAAGTTGCTGCATACGACACGAAGATTTCGCCTGCGTGCTTTTTTGCGTGACGTGAGATTTTTTTTAGGGGTGGCCTTGTCGTATCTGGCAATGTGTGCGCTGCATCCCATATTTCTTTTTTTTGAAAAAAGATTCGGCCTGCAATTGGGGACTGGCGTTTTAGCTGCCTTGGGATATGCACAGTTGGTCAGCGGTTCCATATCGTCCCTGCCGTCATTTGGCACTGTGTTTTTTCCAAAAATATCCGTGTCCTTAACACAAGAGACATTCAATCAAATATTGAAAGTCATCAGTTGCTATACAATACCAGCGTCAATTTTTACATATGTTTTTTCATACAATATCACCGACGCAATATTTGGGTATGGGAAAATGACTTCAGCAGAGGTGCTGGTTACAGCAAATTTTTTGGCCGTCCTTTCGGTAGTTGTATTCTTTGGAGCGTATGAGGCGATTATTCTTAGGTTTTTGTATGCGGCAAACATGACGCGGAATGCATTCGTGGGCAGATTGCTATCGTATGTTGTTGCTGTAGTGTCTCTACTGATTATGCACGATATGTTCATGCTAAAAAGTGAATTGGCCATATACTCAGGGATATTCAGCGCGACATCTGCCGTGTTTTTTTTCTACGTATTCATGATGACAAAGAGAATACGCATAGAGTCGTCAACTGTAATGTATGCAGTTGTGTTGGCCGCGTTGTCATTCGCCACGGGGGGGGCGGCAAAATTCATTGCCAACGCGTTGGGATTGGAAAAATTAGTGTTTCTGGTCTTTTCGTTTGTCGTGTACTCGGTTCTGACTTCAGGGCTGTTTTTGGTCGTCTCAAAGGACCCTCTTGTGATCGTGCTTAAACAACGCCTCGCGGGGTTTCTCGGTCGCAATTGA